In a single window of the Massilia oculi genome:
- a CDS encoding heavy metal translocating P-type ATPase, whose amino-acid sequence MKHEVHDHVGHQQKGHECHHAHGHHAVDASGASMAGASQHHPTAASDKPYTDPVCGMNVADRPDRRVEHDGVLYHFCSVKCMDRFRADPTSYTEKGAPAAMPEAPPGTIYTCPMHPEIQQATPGNCPICGMSLEPMLPSLEDEENPELEDFRRRFRWTLPLTVVVTILAMAGHRIFSGGLAYQSWIELVLSTPVVLWAGWPFFVRGAQSFKNRSPNMWTLISIGVAAAYGYSLVATVFPGLFPSNFAMHGRIGVYYEAAAVIVSLTLLGQILELRARSQTSAAIKSLLGLAPKTARRIRADGTEEDIELSHVHIGDSLRVRPGEKVPVDGVVLEGESAVDEAMLTGEPLPVTKRPGDKVIGATINTSGSLVIRSERVGSQTMLSQIVQMVAQAQRSRAPMQRLADVVAGYFVTVVVAVALLTLIGWGLFGPEPSWVYGFVNSVAVLIIACPCALGLATPMSIMAATGRAATQGVLFRDAAAIEAMRKVDTFIVDKTGTLTEGKPAFDRAIAAPGFQEVDVLRIAASIDQGSEHPLAHAIVAEARRRNLPLHKPETFESSSGIGVRGTVQGERVALGNTALMDTEKVDWTPLQKAAEELRQVGASVMYLALQGKLVGLIAVSDPVKATTPEALATLRDAGMTVVMATGDGVTTAKAVASRLGISEVYGEVTPQDKLALVERLQQQGKVVAMAGDGINDAPALAKADVGIAMGTGTDVAINSAHVTLIKGDLRAISRSRLLSLETVRNMRQNLAFAFVYNAMGIPLAAGLLYPFTGQLLSPMIAALAMSLSSVSVIGNALRLRGSTT is encoded by the coding sequence ATGAAACATGAAGTGCATGATCACGTCGGTCACCAGCAGAAGGGCCACGAATGCCACCACGCGCACGGGCATCATGCCGTCGACGCCTCCGGTGCAAGCATGGCCGGTGCATCCCAACATCATCCGACTGCTGCGTCCGATAAGCCCTATACCGATCCCGTATGCGGGATGAACGTTGCCGACCGGCCGGATCGGCGCGTCGAGCACGACGGCGTCCTCTATCACTTCTGCAGCGTGAAGTGCATGGACAGGTTTCGCGCCGATCCCACCAGCTATACGGAGAAAGGCGCCCCCGCGGCTATGCCCGAGGCGCCGCCAGGGACGATCTACACCTGCCCGATGCATCCGGAAATCCAGCAAGCCACCCCGGGTAATTGTCCGATATGCGGAATGTCCCTGGAGCCGATGCTGCCGTCGCTGGAGGATGAAGAGAATCCGGAACTGGAGGACTTCCGCCGTCGTTTCCGGTGGACGCTGCCGCTGACGGTCGTCGTCACCATCCTGGCGATGGCAGGGCACCGGATCTTCAGCGGAGGCCTTGCTTACCAGAGCTGGATCGAGCTCGTCCTCAGCACGCCGGTCGTCCTGTGGGCCGGGTGGCCTTTCTTTGTCCGTGGTGCGCAGTCGTTCAAGAATCGCAGCCCCAATATGTGGACCTTGATCAGTATCGGGGTCGCCGCGGCGTATGGTTACAGCCTGGTTGCGACCGTGTTCCCGGGCCTGTTTCCGTCGAACTTCGCGATGCACGGCCGTATCGGCGTCTACTACGAGGCCGCCGCCGTCATTGTTTCGCTGACCCTGCTCGGTCAGATCCTCGAGCTGCGTGCACGCTCGCAGACATCGGCTGCGATCAAATCCTTGCTCGGCCTTGCGCCGAAAACGGCCAGGCGGATCCGCGCCGATGGCACCGAGGAAGACATCGAGCTTTCGCACGTCCACATCGGCGATTCGCTGCGGGTCAGGCCTGGCGAGAAGGTGCCGGTCGACGGGGTGGTCCTGGAGGGCGAAAGCGCGGTGGACGAAGCCATGCTCACTGGCGAGCCGCTACCGGTGACGAAGCGCCCCGGCGACAAGGTCATCGGCGCAACCATCAACACTAGCGGCAGTCTCGTCATTCGCTCCGAGCGCGTGGGATCGCAGACCATGCTGTCCCAGATCGTGCAGATGGTCGCGCAGGCGCAACGTTCGCGGGCGCCCATGCAGCGCCTGGCCGACGTGGTGGCCGGCTATTTCGTCACCGTCGTCGTGGCCGTCGCGCTGCTTACCTTGATCGGTTGGGGGCTGTTCGGGCCCGAGCCCAGCTGGGTCTACGGCTTCGTAAACTCCGTTGCGGTCCTGATCATCGCCTGCCCGTGTGCATTGGGCTTGGCGACGCCGATGTCGATCATGGCCGCGACAGGCCGCGCCGCCACCCAGGGCGTGCTGTTCCGCGATGCCGCGGCGATCGAAGCGATGCGCAAGGTCGATACGTTCATCGTCGACAAGACCGGCACGCTCACGGAAGGGAAACCTGCGTTCGACCGGGCGATCGCTGCCCCCGGGTTCCAGGAAGTCGATGTTCTACGGATCGCGGCAAGTATCGACCAGGGGAGCGAGCACCCGCTGGCACACGCCATCGTCGCGGAAGCACGCAGGCGGAATCTGCCGCTGCACAAGCCTGAAACCTTCGAATCGTCCAGTGGGATCGGTGTACGGGGCACAGTGCAGGGCGAGCGGGTTGCGTTGGGCAATACGGCGCTCATGGACACCGAAAAGGTCGACTGGACGCCACTACAGAAGGCCGCGGAAGAGCTTCGACAAGTCGGTGCAAGCGTCATGTACCTGGCACTTCAGGGAAAGCTTGTCGGCCTGATCGCGGTGTCTGATCCAGTCAAGGCGACGACGCCGGAAGCGCTGGCGACGCTGCGCGATGCCGGCATGACGGTGGTGATGGCGACCGGAGATGGCGTGACCACGGCGAAGGCGGTCGCGTCGAGGCTCGGGATTTCGGAGGTCTACGGAGAGGTCACGCCACAGGATAAACTGGCCCTGGTCGAAAGGCTGCAGCAACAGGGCAAGGTAGTGGCAATGGCCGGCGATGGCATTAACGATGCCCCGGCGCTGGCGAAAGCGGACGTTGGGATTGCAATGGGTACCGGTACTGACGTCGCCATCAATTCGGCACACGTCACACTCATCAAGGGCGACTTGCGTGCCATTTCGCGATCGCGACTTCTTTCGTTGGAGACTGTGCGCAACATGAGGCAGAATCTCGCCTTCGCCTTTGTTTACAACGCCATGGGAATTCCGCTGGCCGCAGGTCTGCTTTATCCCTTCACCGGGCAGCTACTATCGCCGATGATCGCCGCGCTGGCCATGAGCCTGAGTTCGGTATCGGTGATCGGTAATGCACTGCGCTTGAGGGGAAGTACCACATGA
- the fdx gene encoding ISC system 2Fe-2S type ferredoxin encodes MPRITVLPHPECAPSGASIVAAPGTSICDALLENDVDIEHACGKVGACTTCHVIVREGYSSLVQASEDEEDMLDRAWGVEHLSRLSCQAIVAEADLTVEIPRYSLNHAKENG; translated from the coding sequence ATGCCTAGAATTACTGTGTTACCGCATCCTGAGTGCGCGCCTTCCGGCGCATCGATCGTGGCCGCTCCCGGCACCAGCATTTGCGACGCGCTGCTGGAGAATGACGTCGACATCGAGCATGCATGCGGCAAGGTTGGTGCCTGCACGACGTGTCACGTCATCGTAAGGGAGGGATACTCGTCCCTCGTCCAAGCGAGCGAGGATGAGGAAGACATGCTCGACCGGGCATGGGGCGTGGAGCACTTGTCCCGGTTGTCGTGCCAGGCCATTGTCGCGGAGGCGGATCTTACGGTCGAGATCCCACGGTATTCCCTGAATCACGCCAAGGAAAACGGATAG